One Halomonas sp. THAF5a genomic region harbors:
- a CDS encoding cell division protein ZapA, which yields MTEPTRPTTEITLLERSYSIACPPEEQDKLERAARYLDRAMQGIHAQGRVVDREKIAIMAALNIAHELLETLDDQRAGEESLNALTARLEKALDAVPGR from the coding sequence ATGACCGAGCCGACACGGCCGACCACCGAGATCACCCTCCTGGAGCGCTCCTACTCCATCGCCTGCCCGCCCGAGGAGCAGGACAAGCTGGAGCGGGCCGCCCGCTACCTCGATCGCGCCATGCAGGGCATCCACGCCCAGGGCCGGGTGGTCGACCGCGAGAAGATCGCCATCATGGCGGCGCTCAACATCGCCCACGAGCTGCTCGAGACCCTCGACGACCAGCGCGCCGGGGAGGAGAGCCTCAACGCGCTCACCGCCCGCCTCGAGAAGGCGCTGG
- a CDS encoding UPF0149 family protein, which produces MSLINERQDFSTIADTFLLHGSMQSPAFLDGRLCASLALHDLTPEAWLEEVCLSLGVEQPRDEASAERLLGWRRQTLEALSAAELNLEPLLPDELFSLAERAQGLQEWTLGFLEVVADAGDAPRRDWSPALREAIEDLAGLASIETDLEDSAENENDLFALTEHARMAAMLLYTEQHPGKPQVEQVDEPTQH; this is translated from the coding sequence ATGTCACTGATCAACGAGCGCCAGGACTTCTCCACCATCGCCGATACCTTCCTGCTCCACGGCAGCATGCAGTCGCCGGCCTTCCTCGACGGTCGCCTCTGCGCCTCCCTCGCCCTGCATGACCTCACCCCCGAGGCCTGGCTGGAGGAGGTCTGCCTGAGCCTGGGCGTCGAGCAGCCGCGCGACGAGGCCAGCGCCGAGCGCCTGCTGGGCTGGCGCCGCCAGACCCTCGAGGCGCTGTCGGCCGCCGAGCTCAACCTCGAGCCGCTGCTGCCCGACGAGCTGTTCTCGCTGGCCGAGCGCGCCCAGGGCCTTCAGGAGTGGACCCTGGGCTTCCTCGAGGTGGTGGCCGACGCCGGCGACGCCCCGCGGCGCGACTGGTCGCCGGCCCTGCGCGAGGCCATCGAGGACCTCGCGGGCCTGGCCTCCATCGAGACCGACCTCGAGGACAGCGCCGAGAACGAGAACGACCTCTTCGCCCTCACCGAGCATGCGCGCATGGCCGCCATGCTGCTCTACACCGAGCAGCATCCCGGCAAGCCCCAGGTCGAGCAGGTCGACGAGCCGACCCAGCACTGA